The nucleotide sequence CACGGAACGCATGTGGCAGGCATAGCGGCGGCAATTGCAAATAACGGTAAAGGAATAGTAGGCGTTGATTGGAATGCAAGCATCTATTCTAAACGTTTAGATTTTAGTGATAATACCGCAATATATAATTCCATTGTGGATGCTGTAAACCAGGGCTGCCATGTTTTAAATAACAGTTGGGGTGGAGCAACTTACTCTACAATTATCAGAAGCGCTTTTTCTTATGCTTATAAGATGAACAGGGTGGCTGTAGTATCTATGGGCAATAATAATACTTCGTCACCCAAGTATCCGGCGGCATTCGGTCAGGGGATAATCGCCGTGGGCGCTACCGACAATATGACGGTAGGTCAAGCTATTCAAATTATGGTTCACACATAGATGTGGTAGCTCCGGGCGGTTATGAATGCGGCGATGTAGGTCTGTATAATCCCAGGTGTATTTACTCAACCATGTCCCCATTCCCGCCGTATTACAGGTTATATGATTATGCCGGCGGCACATCAATGGCCGCGCCTTTTGTAACCGGGCTAGCTTCGTTGCTAAAAGGGTATAATGGCTCATTATCTAATGACGACATTGAGCAAATCATAAGGATTTCTGCAGATGATAAGGGTGATCCGGGCTTTGATCAATTATATGGCACGGGCCGCATCAATGCCCGAAGGGCATTGGAGATGCTTGGGCCAAATTATTGTTTCAACCAGTCGTCGGCCAGCAGCGGTTCATCGGTAGGCAATACAGGCACATACAAAATGGCCTTTTATGGCGTCCCTGGCATTGCCGACGGTGTTTATATTGTCAAAAGGTATGACGTTCGGCGCGATGCATCATTCCCCGCATATTTCTCATCTACCCCGTATATGTGGGGCCGTGGTTATGGCTCAAACGGCTATTCGGCGGCAAGCCCCAACTTCGCAATGCCGTGGTGTCAGGTAGTTCCCGGCACTGCCACAGCTTCAGGCTGTCAATTGCAAACATACGTTTACGAGTTGTGGACAATAGCTGGCGAATATGTTGGCTATAAACCCTGTGCTCCGGGTTCAGCTGTATTTCAATATACCGTTTTAGGGCCATATTTAGCGCCCACGTCTGCCACCATAAGCGGCTATTATGATCCCAATGCAACTGCAAAAGTTCCCGTTGGTTATACCTTTCTTTCCTGGGGCTGCACTAAAGGCACTTACCCTGTTACGTACACGCTCCAAGTAAAAGAACCTTATACAACCGGAACTTGGTCTGATTTATTGGTTGGCACAACAGTCACAACATATGATTATCAACATTTGCCAAATGCTTCCGGCAGCGGCTATCGTATCCGTGTTAATGACGGAAAAGCCACAATTTATTCCAACGCTAAAGTTCTCTACCCGCCCGTTACCGACGACCCCATCGTTGCCTACTCCACCACCCAGGAAGCCACAGCCCATTCCAACGGTAAAAAGATTGTCATAGACAACACCGGCAAACTGCACGTGGTTTTTGCTTCCAACGATTCTGTCTATTACACCGCTTTCACCGACGACGGTGAAACCTGGCCAACCCAGGCAGCAGTGGGCGAAGGTAAAAACCCGGCCATAGAACTTAACTCCAACCAAACACCTTCGGTTTGCTGGTCAAAGGTCAATGAACTGTATTATTCCGAACATAGCTCTGATGTTTGGGGCGCGCCTCAACTTATTTACACAGGGCCCGCCGGGTCGGAGGTTTCCTATTTGTCTTACGTGCTTGACCAAAAGACCAACAACTCATACCTGGGCTGGGTGGACGAAGGGGCGCGGGGTTCTGCGGTTTATATCTCGCCCTATACCCCCGGCGGTGCAGGCCAGCTTGCCCCAACACCCATAGATCAGGGCGGCGCCGGCGCCTTCAAATCGCCGTCATTGTCTCTTGACCGCACAGGCAACCTCAAGGTAACCTGGAGCCGCAACGGCAAGGTGTATTATTACGATGAGGCCGGGCAACTAGAACTTAGCGAAAACGGCATTCACCCCATAGTGGATGCCTATGGCGACAGAACCTCGGTCGTCTGGCAGGAGGAGATTGCACCCGGTGTCTATCAAATCGCCAAGAGAAACAAGGGGCCTTTGGGGTGGGGCGAAAAACAGGTCATTTCCTACCCCGACAGCAAGAATGCCGATTTTCCGGTGGTGGCCGCCAACGGTCAGTATGTTTATTCCAAGAATACCACCGGCAGTGATTATGACATCTTTTGGCACGGGGAATATGACAACGGCTGGACGCAATATGAACGCAATATTTCCTACGCTTCCGGCGGCATCTCAAAATATCCTTCGGCGGCCTTCAGCCAGGTGTGGCCCAAGTCAAAGCTTTACATCCTTTGGACGGAAGATACATTAACAACAAAGAGTAAAGCAGTTCCACGTTTACCGGTGAAAATGTGTTCACAGCCAGTTGAACCGGTGCCCTATTTCTACGCAGATCTTGGCACCGAAGAAGCTATGGTTTACACCATTCAAAAGGAGGGCACCTTCAACTACGGGCAAACGCCCGACTTGACGGTTGACTATCACCCCACCCAGCTAAAATACTCGTTTACCGGCCTTGATCCGGCCAGGTACTACATGCTAAAGGCCGTTTACTACCACGAATCAAACGACCGGATTCAGCAAAAGATGAAAGTGGATGGCCAGCAGTTCGATGTGGCAAACCTAAAACCCAAAGAAAAGGCCGAATTCAAACGCTGGTTGATGCCAAATCTTTACAGCGACGGCCAGGTTGAAATTGCCATAGACAAGCAAAAAGGCGAGTATGCCGTCTGCGCCGTATTGTCAATCGAAGAATACGAGAAGGACTGCGACCAGGCCAAGGGCGGTGGAACGCAAACCACGGAATCAAAACCTGTAACTGCCACCTATAGCTACGCGCTTATGCAGAACTCCCCCAATCCCTGCCAACAATCAACAATGATCAATTATCAATTGGCAAAACCGGGGCAGGTAAGTTTGAAGGTTTACAACACCTTGGGGCAAGTGGTAAAAACCCTGGTCAGCGAAAGCCAAAATCCCGGGCCATACAATGTCAAATGGGACGGCAAGGATGAAGCTGGTCGGCAGATAACGGCTGGCATTTACTTCTACCGCCTGGCTTCGGGTGAGTTTAACAGCACCAGGAAGATGGTGGTGCTGAGGTAAAAATAAACCCATTGTTTTCAAAAAGGCCGAAGTTTTTTGAATTTCGGCCTTTTTTATTTGCTACATCAAAAATTCCCTGTGTAGAATTTGCTTGTTTTTTTTACCGGTTTGGGTTATCCTATAGCGTGATGACTTTTTTGATTTCATAAAGATACTGCTGTTATGACCGTTCTCCCTGTTTTACCGGCTGGGCGTGGAGATGAGAACATCCGCCTATACAAGGAAGCCTTGCCTTCGCTGTGGCTTCCTCCTTCGTTCAACACTGCGGCAGGCAGGCAGGAAAAACGGAAAATCATTTAGGGATTCCATCGCCAGAGACAGTAATCCGAAAACAAAAGATGAAAAAAGTTATATTCATAATACTGCTGGCCCTGGTGGTGATATTCTGGGGCAACGCCTTCGTGGCCATAAAATATCTGCTGGACCAGGAAGGCTTGGATCCCATGCAGCTGACGGTCCTCAGATATCTGCCGGCCGCCCTGCTGATGCTGGCGATGATGTTTGTGATCTATAAACCGCAAAAGATATTTTCGGCATGGCGCCAGGAGTGGCCGGGCATCGCGCTCTACGGCGTCACCGGCGTGTTGGGATATAACTTGGCCCTGAATTACGGCGAGTCCAAGATAGCGGCCGGCACCGCCAGCCTGATAGTGGGCCTCTCCCCCACTTTAACGTTGATCGCCTCGAACCTGGCCTTAAAGGAAAAGATCACCGCCAAAAAGCTGGGCGGGATCATTACGGCTTTCATCGGACTTTTCATCGTGGTCCGCTGGGGGGCTGGGGAAGCCATCAACTTCAATTATCTTTTGGGCGTGCTGATCACCTTCGGGGCCCCGCTCTCCTGGGCCATCTACACCATA is from candidate division TA06 bacterium and encodes:
- a CDS encoding S8 family serine peptidase, translated to HGTHVAGIAAAIANNGKGIVGVDWNASIYSKRLDFSDNTAIYNSIVDAVNQGCHVLNNSWGGATYSTIIRSAFSYAYKMNRVAVVSMGNNNTSSPKYPAAFGQGIIAVGATDNMTVGQAIQIMVHT
- a CDS encoding T9SS type A sorting domain-containing protein translates to MSPFPPYYRLYDYAGGTSMAAPFVTGLASLLKGYNGSLSNDDIEQIIRISADDKGDPGFDQLYGTGRINARRALEMLGPNYCFNQSSASSGSSVGNTGTYKMAFYGVPGIADGVYIVKRYDVRRDASFPAYFSSTPYMWGRGYGSNGYSAASPNFAMPWCQVVPGTATASGCQLQTYVYELWTIAGEYVGYKPCAPGSAVFQYTVLGPYLAPTSATISGYYDPNATAKVPVGYTFLSWGCTKGTYPVTYTLQVKEPYTTGTWSDLLVGTTVTTYDYQHLPNASGSGYRIRVNDGKATIYSNAKVLYPPVTDDPIVAYSTTQEATAHSNGKKIVIDNTGKLHVVFASNDSVYYTAFTDDGETWPTQAAVGEGKNPAIELNSNQTPSVCWSKVNELYYSEHSSDVWGAPQLIYTGPAGSEVSYLSYVLDQKTNNSYLGWVDEGARGSAVYISPYTPGGAGQLAPTPIDQGGAGAFKSPSLSLDRTGNLKVTWSRNGKVYYYDEAGQLELSENGIHPIVDAYGDRTSVVWQEEIAPGVYQIAKRNKGPLGWGEKQVISYPDSKNADFPVVAANGQYVYSKNTTGSDYDIFWHGEYDNGWTQYERNISYASGGISKYPSAAFSQVWPKSKLYILWTEDTLTTKSKAVPRLPVKMCSQPVEPVPYFYADLGTEEAMVYTIQKEGTFNYGQTPDLTVDYHPTQLKYSFTGLDPARYYMLKAVYYHESNDRIQQKMKVDGQQFDVANLKPKEKAEFKRWLMPNLYSDGQVEIAIDKQKGEYAVCAVLSIEEYEKDCDQAKGGGTQTTESKPVTATYSYALMQNSPNPCQQSTMINYQLAKPGQVSLKVYNTLGQVVKTLVSESQNPGPYNVKWDGKDEAGRQITAGIYFYRLASGEFNSTRKMVVLR
- a CDS encoding DMT family transporter: MKKVIFIILLALVVIFWGNAFVAIKYLLDQEGLDPMQLTVLRYLPAALLMLAMMFVIYKPQKIFSAWRQEWPGIALYGVTGVLGYNLALNYGESKIAAGTASLIVGLSPTLTLIASNLALKEKITAKKLGGIITAFIGLFIVVRWGAGEAINFNYLLGVLITFGAPLSWAIYTIVGKPMVHRHDPNLITMSAVIWGSLPLFFLMPPIKTMAAISPKGWGALLFLSLICTIFGFLVWSWALKKTEAARLGALVYLIPLVTIISGLIFLKEAPTPGLIAGGLVLITGVVAAET